A window from Gossypium raimondii isolate GPD5lz chromosome 7, ASM2569854v1, whole genome shotgun sequence encodes these proteins:
- the LOC128042430 gene encoding uncharacterized protein LOC128042430 — protein MIAKSREEREHVGSHRKLFERLGKFQLKLNPTKCTFGAISGKLLGFIVSERGIKVDPDKIKAIQELPPPRTQKEVRGFLGRLNYITRFIAQLTNQCDPIFRLIRKHNPGEWNEECQVVFDKIKQYLSNPPVLVPLTPEKPLILHLTVFENSMGCILGQHDESGKREKAIYYLSKKFTKYEAKYPSIEKFCCAWIWMVRRLRQYMLYHTTWLISKLDPIKYMMESPALSRRMARWQILLIEYDIVYMSQKSIKGSTIADFLASQTTEEYEPLRFDFPNEDLMCILEKEGESSKEELWKMSFDGASNALGHGIGAFLVSLEGDHYPLTARLNFFCTNNIAEYEACIMGLRAAIKRKIKILEVHGDSAFVIYHIHGDWEVRDPKLVRYHDLVAKLVKEFKEVTFNYFPREENQLADALATLASMFKVNRETEIMPIQMSIYETPAHCFSIEEESDRRPWFHDIVEYVKNQRYPEQANENDKRTIRKLAVGYILDGNILYKRGKDQVLMRCVDAVEARNILEEVHEGICGTHASGFTMARQIMRLGYYWLTMETDCIGYARKCHKCQIYGDKIHAAPSPLHVITSPWPFSMWGMDIKHHNSSPYRPKMNGAVEAANKNIKRILGKMTETYKDWHKKQPFALTLKQEQSSTMGQEGGIRKCGLLTELEDEYKTGEKSQELRK, from the exons atgattgccaaatctcgGGAAGAAAGAGAGCATGTTGGGAGCCACAGGAAGCTATTTGAAAGATTAGGAAAGTTTCAGTTGAAGCTTAACCCGACCAAATGTACGTTTGGGGCTATCTCGGGAAAACTGCTAGGGTTCATTGTCAGTGAGAGAGGTATTAAGGTGGATCCAGATAAGATAAAAGCTATACAAGAACTGCCTCCCCCGCGCACACAGAAAGAAGTCAGAGGATTTTTAGGAAGGTTGAATTACATTACTCGATTCATTGCTCAACTTACCAACCAATGTGATCCGATTTTTCGACTCATTCGAAAGCATAACCCGGGAGAATGGAACGAGGAGTGTCAAGTGGTCTTCGACAAGATAAAACAGTATCTATCTAATCCTCCGGTACTAGTACCGCTGACCCCTGAAAAACCATTAATATTGCACTTGACCGTATTTGAAAACTCAATGGGGTGCATACTGGggcaacatgatgagtcagggaaaagagaaaaggcaATTTACTACCTCAGCAAGAAGTTCACAAAATATGAGGCAAAGTACCCTTCGATTGAGAAGTTTTGTTGTGCATGGATTTGGATGGTTCGAAGGCTCAGACAATATATGCTATATCACACgacatggttaatttcaaaattggacccaataaagtacatgatggagtcacCTGCACTCTCAAGGAGAATGGCCCGATGGCAGATCCTATTGATTGAGTATGACATTGTATATATGAGCCAAAAGTCGATAAAGGGAAGTACAATAGCTGACTTCTTGGCAAGTCAAACAACAGAGGAATACGAACCTTTGAgatttgatttcccaaatgaagatttgatgtgcATTTTAGAAAAAGAAGGCGAGTCATCAAAAGAGGAATTATGGAAGATGAGCTTTGATGGTGCATCAAATGCATTGGGGCATGGGATCGGAGCATTCTTAGTGTCACTAGAAGGGGACCATTACCCACTCACTGCCAGATTGAATTTCTTCTGTACCAATAATATAGCGGAGTacgaagcttgcatcatgggactTCGTGCAGCTATCAagaggaaaatcaaaattttagaggtACATGGGGACTCAGCATTTGTCATTTATCATATTCATGGAGATTGGGAAGTGAGAGATCCAAAATTAGTCAGGTATCACGATCTTGTTGCGAAATTGGTCAAAGAATTCAAAGAAGTGACTTTTAACTACTTTCCACGAGAGGAGAACCAATTGGCTGATGCCCTAGCCACCTTGGCTTCGATGTTCAAAGTAAACAGAGAAACTGAGATAATGCCCATCCAAATGAGTATTTATGAGACCCCCGCACACTGTTTTAGTATTGAGGAGGAGTCAGATAGACGACCATGGTTCCATGACATCGTGGAGTATGTCAAGAATCAAAGGTACCCAGAGCAAGCAAAtgagaatgacaaaagaacaatcAGGAAATTGGCAGTTGGATATATTCTTGACGGGAATATTCTTTACAAAAGAGGGAAAGATCAAGTGCTCATGAGATGCGTGGATGCTGTTGAAGCTAGAAATATACTTGAAGAGgttcatgaaggaatttgtggaacgcatgccaGTGGTTTCACTATGGCCAGACAGATTATGAGACTTGGTTATTACTGGCTGACGATGGAAACAGATTGCATTGGCTACGCACGAAAGTGccacaaatgtcaaatttatggcgaTAAAATTCATGCAGCTCCATCGCCCCTTCATGTCATAACTTCTCCGTGGCCAttttctatgtggggcatggat ATAAAGCATCATAATTCTTCTCCCTATCGCCCGAAGATGAACGGAGCAGTAGAAGCGgctaataagaacattaagaggattctcgggaagatgactgagacataTAAGGACTGGCACAAGAAGCAACCATTCGCTTT gaCTCTGAAGCAAGAACAAAGTTCAACAATGGGGCAGGAAGGTGGTATACGAAAATGTGGGTTACTCACAGAACTTGAGGATGAGTACAAAACTGGAGAGAAAAGTCaagaattgaggaaatga